One genomic region from Gaiellales bacterium encodes:
- a CDS encoding response regulator transcription factor, with product MSEPITCLIVDDHEVVREGLRLSLSRSENIRVVGEASDGQAAVTLAKRRKPNVVILDVRMPGMDGLAAAKEITTDIPETSVLMFTAFAERSLLTRGLESGAKGYILKEAPHQTIVRAIQKVAGGDGYVDPALMPAFLTKERENMLTAREREILQLLADGMSNADVAAKLFISQETVKSHVRHILSKLEADTRTHAVAIALRTAIID from the coding sequence GTGAGCGAACCCATTACCTGTCTGATCGTCGATGACCATGAGGTGGTACGCGAGGGCCTTCGGCTCTCGCTGTCACGCTCGGAGAACATCCGGGTCGTCGGCGAGGCGTCGGACGGCCAGGCGGCCGTGACGCTGGCGAAGCGGCGAAAGCCGAACGTCGTGATCCTCGACGTCCGCATGCCGGGCATGGACGGCCTCGCGGCCGCCAAGGAGATCACGACCGACATCCCCGAAACGTCGGTGCTCATGTTCACCGCGTTCGCCGAGCGCAGTCTGCTGACGCGAGGCCTCGAGTCGGGGGCGAAGGGCTACATCCTGAAGGAGGCTCCGCACCAGACCATCGTGCGGGCCATCCAGAAGGTGGCCGGGGGCGACGGGTACGTCGATCCCGCGCTGATGCCGGCGTTCCTGACCAAGGAGCGCGAGAACATGCTGACGGCGCGCGAGCGGGAGATCCTCCAGCTGCTCGCCGACGGCATGTCCAACGCCGACGTCGCAGCCAAGCTCTTCATCAGCCAGGAGACGGTAAAGAGCCACGTGCGCCATATCCTCTCGAAGCTCGAGGCGGACACCCGCACGCATGCCGTCGCCATCGCACTCCGAACCGCAATCATCGACTGA
- a CDS encoding GAF domain-containing sensor histidine kinase, producing the protein MPSPSHSEPQSSTELQLRQELIAQARFLDGLVASLGAVSSTLGGSAVLERTAREAKRLFGADASLVLTPTPGHRSLRPAASAGLALGPLGDVTVDLDARRSPIAAAARDLAPAVAGEGSEPGDDLTRRLAPSSLLAAPLVVAGRLHALLVLLDLGSGRTFGAADVGQASVFADFAARAAENGALFERVEALLAQARVREAERAELSRRVVSAEQEERRRLSMFLHDGPVQTLSGVTMMLDAVADAVEAGDLDAAMRVLQTARERQRSVIATVRELSFALEPWTLREQGFETALTAIADRFEADHRVAVRLDVADAAGLSEDDQVCLFQIVREAMTNALKHAAPTTIDVTVHGSPELGLEARVADDGTGVVNDPDDGLPHHGIASMHERAAILNGRLDIDAVPGTGTTVRVLVGGGRLRSTDA; encoded by the coding sequence ATGCCGTCGCCATCGCACTCCGAACCGCAATCATCGACTGAGCTCCAGCTTCGGCAGGAGCTGATCGCCCAGGCACGATTCCTGGACGGGCTCGTGGCGAGCCTCGGCGCCGTGTCGTCCACCCTGGGCGGGAGCGCGGTGCTCGAGCGCACGGCGCGGGAGGCCAAGCGGCTGTTCGGCGCGGACGCCTCGCTCGTCCTCACCCCCACTCCCGGCCACCGGTCGCTCCGCCCGGCTGCCTCCGCCGGGCTCGCGCTGGGCCCGTTGGGCGACGTCACCGTCGACCTCGACGCGCGGCGCTCGCCGATCGCCGCGGCCGCGCGCGATCTCGCGCCGGCCGTTGCCGGCGAGGGCAGCGAGCCGGGCGACGACCTCACGAGGCGCCTCGCGCCCTCCTCGCTGCTGGCCGCGCCGCTCGTCGTTGCGGGCCGCCTGCACGCGCTGCTCGTGCTGCTCGACCTCGGGTCGGGTCGCACGTTCGGCGCAGCCGACGTGGGACAGGCGAGCGTCTTTGCCGACTTCGCCGCTCGCGCAGCCGAGAACGGCGCGCTGTTCGAGCGGGTGGAGGCGCTGCTCGCACAGGCGCGCGTTCGCGAGGCGGAGCGCGCCGAGCTCTCCCGGCGCGTCGTCTCGGCCGAGCAGGAGGAGCGCCGCCGGCTCTCGATGTTCCTCCACGACGGCCCCGTGCAGACGCTCTCCGGCGTCACGATGATGCTCGACGCGGTGGCCGACGCCGTGGAGGCGGGCGACCTGGACGCCGCCATGCGCGTGCTTCAGACCGCGCGCGAGCGGCAGCGCAGCGTGATTGCGACGGTGCGTGAGCTCTCCTTCGCGCTGGAGCCCTGGACGCTTCGCGAGCAGGGGTTCGAGACGGCGCTCACCGCGATCGCCGACCGGTTCGAGGCCGACCACCGGGTCGCCGTGCGGCTTGATGTCGCCGACGCCGCGGGGCTCAGCGAGGACGACCAGGTGTGCCTGTTCCAGATCGTTCGGGAGGCGATGACCAACGCGCTCAAGCACGCGGCACCGACCACGATCGACGTGACCGTGCACGGATCGCCGGAGCTGGGGCTGGAGGCGCGGGTCGCGGACGACGGCACGGGCGTCGTGAACGATCCGGACGACGGGCTGCCGCACCACGGCATCGCCTCGATGCACGAACGTGCGGCGATCCTGAACGGACGGTTGGACATCGACGCCGTGCCCGGCACGGGAACCACCGTGAGGGTGCTCGTCGGCGGTGGCCGCCTGAGGAGCACGGATGCCTGA